The region AATTTAATTGAATGTGGCTCCCCTTCTATTTCTACGAATGAAATTTTCTCCTTATTTAGTTCTTTAATTTTTTTAGGAACAATACTTATTCCCATGTTTAAATCAATCATTAAACTTAATATTTGACTATCTGCAGCAGTTATAATAGACTTTGGAATAATATTATATTTACTGTAAAAGCTTAAAAAATGTTCATACATCTTTGTTTTTTTCTCATTTGCTACAACTATATTATTTTCCCTTGAAAGTTCCTCCCGTGATACCTTTCCTTTACCTGCTAATTTATTGCTGGAATTCATCATAGCACATGCATTGTCTTCAAATATTATTTTATAATCAATTCCCTCTAATTCCTCTATATCGTATGGCCATGTAAATACTACATCATAAACTTTACCTTCTAGCTCCTTACTTATTTTTTCAAAGGCTGCTCTTTTAAAATTTATTTCAATTAAAGGATATATTTTTTTAAATTTATTTAATATTTGTGGCAAAAATATTTCCTCTGTACCTCCGCATATCCCTATTGTTATCATTCCTTTATATCCATAAGCCACACTTTCAGCTTTTTTTACTGTATTTTTATAATCTTCCACTATGTTTTTAACACCATTATAAAATACTTTTCCAGCCTCAGTAAACTTAACATTTTTGCTGGTTCTTATGAATAACTTAAATCCAAGTTCTTGTTCTAAGGAATTTATTTGCTGGCTAATAGCTGATTGCGCCAAATAGCATTCTTTTGCTGCCTTAGTAAAATTCAAATTATCAGCCACACTTATAAAGTAAATAAGTTTATTCATTTGCATATAACCATACCCCTTTTTTTAATTTAGTATTCCTGCAATTTTTATGTACCAAGGTATACTATAATAAATATCAAAAGATTATTAGAAACCCTTATAAACTTTGTGTCTTCTTTTTTCTTCATATGACTGGTGCCATAATAAATTAGTGAATTGTTGTTTTTATTGTATCATGCTTATCTACATTCATAAACATTTCAGAACTGTCTGTAACCTTGAAACTTGTAATATACACCTATAATATTGTATCTATAGAGGTGACTTTAAAATGAAAAAGGAAAATTTAAAAATAGAAAATATCCCTGCAATTTTGTGGGGTACTAAATCAGATAAATTATTCATAGCAGTACATGGCAACATGTCAAACAAAGCAGATGATGCAATTGTTATATTTGCAAAAGAAGCAGTACATAAAGGCTATATAGTACTTAGTTTCGATTTACCTGAACATGGCGATCGCAAAAATGAAAACTATGCTTGTACAGTGCAAAACTGTGTTAAGGATCTTAATATTATTATGAATTATGCACGTTCAATATCAAACAATATAAGTTTGTTTGCCTGCAGCATGGGAGCATATTTCAGTTTACTGGCATATAATACTGAACCTATAAAGCAATGTCTTTTTCTCTCTCCTGTAGTAAACATGAAAAGAATTATAATTAATATGATGACATGGTTCAATATAAGCGAAAGCAAACTCAAGGAAGAAAAAGAAATTTCAACACCGATTGGACAAACTCTTTATTGGGATTACTACTGTTATGTTAAGGCGCATCCTATTATTACCTGGAATAAGCCTACCTCAATTCTCTACGGCATAAAAGATAATGTGTGTGAATTCAACATAATATCTGATTTTGCAAAAAAATTCAACTGCGACTTAAGAATAATGGAAGATGGAGAACATTATTTTCACACTGAAAAGCAACTTGATTTTTTGGGGCATTGGCTAAAGAAACATATACGCTAATCATGTAAGCCGCAGTTAAAAAGCCTAATATACAATTTATTTTCTTTTATTTAAAACAACAAATGTAATTATTATTAATAAAGGATACAAAACGCTCCATCCGGCAAATAAAAAAACAATAAAGGATAAAAATGCAGCTATTAAAGCACAGACTTTTCCCCTTTTACTTAATAAAACCTTAGCAGCTGCAAGCATACTTATAATATAAACAGCAAGGAACGTAGTACTTGGAATTCCAATAAGTGCTTTTAAATTTAAAGAAAAAATATAACTTATAGACATTATAGCTAAAAATAATGGAATAAATGAAAGCAGTGCTGCATATGGTGTTTGATATTTAGGATGGAGTTTTCCAAATAAAGCAGGAAACTTTCCATCTCTGGCCTCAGAATAAACCAAACGTGAAAATCCGGAAATATAAGTGTGAACAGTACAGTAACAAATAATAAATCCTAAAAAGGCTACAAGGACCTGACCACTTTTACCAATTCCATATGACACTAATTTAATCATTACTGATGCAGAATTAACTGAGTTATATATTCCATTACCTATGGTAACAAATGCTATGGAAATATATATTAAATTAACTATTATATATCCTGCCCCTAAGCTCAAAGGGATATCTCTACGCGGATTATTAAATTCTTCTGCCAAATTTCCAATAATCTCCCATCCCATAAAGGCAAAAAACAATAAATTCATAGCCTGACCAATCGGCAACAAACCATTGCTTATAAAAGGATGAAAATTAGATATATTGACATGTGCACTAGAAAATGTCACAGTTAAAATTAATATAAATAGTATTACAGAAATAATAAACACCTGTACTTTTCCTAATAATTCAATTCCTCTATAGTTTAAAATTATAGCAAAAACTAAAATTGCTCCTGCTGCTATATAAATATAAAGCTGGGACCATGAAAAGATACTTCCTAAGTAATTTGCACCTATCAACGCAGTTACAGGCATTCCTATAGGCATCGCGCTTAGTATAAGGATTCCTGTAAGTTCACCTAAAGAATCACCAAAACCCTGCCTTGCATAAGCTGCTAATCCACCTGAGTTTGGAAATTTAGAGGACATCATTCCAATAGTTATAGCCATAGGAAGCGAGAATAGTCCCATTAGTATCCAACTTAATATTGATGCCGGTCCTGCCATTTCTGCTGCAATTGCTGGTAATACTAAAATTCCAGAACCTAGTACAGCACCTACCGTAAGAGCCGCTCCTTTAATCCATGTAATA is a window of Clostridium pasteurianum DNA encoding:
- a CDS encoding LysR family transcriptional regulator; protein product: MQMNKLIYFISVADNLNFTKAAKECYLAQSAISQQINSLEQELGFKLFIRTSKNVKFTEAGKVFYNGVKNIVEDYKNTVKKAESVAYGYKGMITIGICGGTEEIFLPQILNKFKKIYPLIEINFKRAAFEKISKELEGKVYDVVFTWPYDIEELEGIDYKIIFEDNACAMMNSSNKLAGKGKVSREELSRENNIVVANEKKTKMYEHFLSFYSKYNIIPKSIITAADSQILSLMIDLNMGISIVPKKIKELNKEKISFVEIEGEPHSIKFSAAYLKGNTNPCVDLFINNAAIR
- a CDS encoding alpha/beta hydrolase encodes the protein MKKENLKIENIPAILWGTKSDKLFIAVHGNMSNKADDAIVIFAKEAVHKGYIVLSFDLPEHGDRKNENYACTVQNCVKDLNIIMNYARSISNNISLFACSMGAYFSLLAYNTEPIKQCLFLSPVVNMKRIIINMMTWFNISESKLKEEKEISTPIGQTLYWDYYCYVKAHPIITWNKPTSILYGIKDNVCEFNIISDFAKKFNCDLRIMEDGEHYFHTEKQLDFLGHWLKKHIR
- a CDS encoding APC family permease, producing MKQEIKLKKSITWIKGAALTVGAVLGSGILVLPAIAAEMAGPASILSWILMGLFSLPMAITIGMMSSKFPNSGGLAAYARQGFGDSLGELTGILILSAMPIGMPVTALIGANYLGSIFSWSQLYIYIAAGAILVFAIILNYRGIELLGKVQVFIISVILFILILTVTFSSAHVNISNFHPFISNGLLPIGQAMNLLFFAFMGWEIIGNLAEEFNNPRRDIPLSLGAGYIIVNLIYISIAFVTIGNGIYNSVNSASVMIKLVSYGIGKSGQVLVAFLGFIICYCTVHTYISGFSRLVYSEARDGKFPALFGKLHPKYQTPYAALLSFIPLFLAIMSISYIFSLNLKALIGIPSTTFLAVYIISMLAAAKVLLSKRGKVCALIAAFLSFIVFLFAGWSVLYPLLIIITFVVLNKRK